The sequence below is a genomic window from Lolium perenne isolate Kyuss_39 chromosome 7, Kyuss_2.0, whole genome shotgun sequence.
CAAAGCGGGAGCTTCATGCACCGGGCTGCCCTTTTGTAAGTGTCATAATAATTTGAATTCTGCAGAAGTTGCTTCAAGAACGTGGTTTAGAAACAAGTTACATGCTTTACATATGAGATCGGTCAAATCTATTTACTGCCCTTCAGAAGATTTTGAAGTTTTCCTCATATTTCTCTTGCAGAGGCTCCGTCTAATAGAGATTTTTGATGTTAAGAGACTGCAATTGAGATACGCGACGTCTTTGATTGGGTGAGGTGCTTGCAGGCATTCTTGTATCGCTGTTCTATGTCAAGCACCCTTGGGTTGAGTGGAACTTATATGTGGCAAGGCCACTCATTTTTGCCTTAACCATTCATCAAAAGGTTATGTGCTGTGTTACTCATAGTTTCcttctctcttttcttctttcagCGGTCCATCAACGTTGGCCACTTTTGTGTCTGTTTATGCACTATTTGGTCCGACTTTTCCAGGCATATTTGATAAAGACAGGGGCATTTATACCCTCTTCTATCCAGTATGTCATGATAAATAGCCCTGGCTTTGATTTGTTTTTTAAAAGTTTTGTTCTTTGTTCTTGCTCTGTTTGGTTTTGTCTAACTTACAAGCTTTTGCAGGGTTTATCATTTGCATTCCCTATTCCAGGCCAATATACAAATTTCTTCAACAATGGGGAAGGTATACTGACAAATAGTCACATTCATGTCTGTGTACGTATCATTCTTAGCATTTCAGCTCAGCTGCCTTATTGCAATTGCAGTGGCAGATTTGCCCCTGGAATTTTCCGATGGAACAACCCCTGTTACTTGCCGGGTATCTATATATGATAGCTCAACAGATAGCAAGGTTGGGGTTGGGTCGTTGATGGATAAGGCAGTGGTGCCTGCATTACCATCTGGCAGTCTATATATGGAGGAAGTGCATGCAAAGGTACATTGCCTATTCATTGGTGATATTTCCAGCCTATTTATCTTGTAGAAAGTGGCAGAAATTTTCCTGTTTCATAATTCAGTAATCCATGCATTTGGTTTTACAACTGCTAATCCTTGCCACACCCAAACAAGCACACTCTCTTTTTTAGTTTCTAATAAGGTGTATAAACCTATAAGGCAGAAGTAATGGAGAGCTGCATGCTGAACAGCTGCTGGTTCATGTGTCATGCAAAAAATTATACGGTCTTTTGCGCGTATGAGAAAATATATATGTCTTCATATAAGCTCTCATGAATATCTTTATTACTAGATTAAACCATTTTACAGCTTTATCTTGTTCTCAGCTTGGTGAAGAGCTTTGGTTCACTATTGGGGGTCAACATATTCCTTTTGGAGCATCACCACAGGTGTAAATCATTGTACCATCTGTTCTCTCTTTTCTGAATATTCTTTAAGGGTTTCTTATATGACGTTGTATCTTTGGTAGGATATCTGGACTGAGTTGGGTCGTCCATGCGGTATCCACCAGAAGCAGGTCTGTTTGTTACAATGATGTTTTTTACTGGATGACTGGAATATGAATTTTCATAGAGGTTTATGACATATTAACCTCTCAATTGCTACAAATGAGATATGCTAAATTACATGATATGCATATTTTCTAGTCGATTCATTGGAAGCATGCATTTGGGTCTCCATATTTTATCCTATAAGGCACAAAAAGAAAGCTAACATCGTCAACATGCTAGAGTAGACAGAGTTATCCTGTTAGGTCGAAGATCGGTGTACAAGAAATTGTTCTATGCACTCAGGCGATTCCATATGGTCCAATAGATCCGAGAACATCTAAATATTACCATACTAGGTGTTAGATTCTGGGATTGTTGGTACTGTGTAGAAAACAATGTGGAAAATTGATCAAATGAAGTGAAAAAGTGTACTTGGAACATGTCAAATGTCATGGTTGGAcaagatttcaggcgcttgaataTTGGTCTGGGAGGTTTGAATTGTACTTGCAAAAGAATGCTCTTCTCACACAGTTTAAGACAAATCAGTCAaaaagttgggttcacctcgttTTCTGATTTTTTAGTTGTAATAGTAGTATTGTATATACGAACCAGTTTTACCTCTTGATACGTGGCAACTCTTCTGTGATATATGCTCTTCTTTTTTTCTTTATCGAAAGAACAATATAATATAAAACTAAACTCCTAAGCAGTAAGAAGTCTATACCACATTCTCGTCTGTAAAGCTTACCATATTGTGTTCTTATGCTAGGTTGACCAAATGGTAATACACTCTGCATCGGACCTCCGGCCCCGGACTACTCTTTGTGGAGACTACTTTTACAATTACTTCTCGCGTGGTATAGATATCTTATTTGATGGACAGGTATGGATTGCTTTTATAGTATATAAGTGTGCCTCACACTTCAGCGTTCATGCAACATTTCTTTTGTGAGGTTCAACCAGAATGCTGGTCTGAGATTTTTTTTGTTCTGGTGCAGACACACAGGATAAAGAAGTTTGTTTTACATACAAACTTCCCCGGCCATTCAGATTTCAATTCGTACATGAAATGCAACTTTGTTATCTACGATCCTGAAGGTTTGAACTGCTCGCTGTAGAGTTTGTCTGCTGGTGATGAGATTGTTATTAATAAACTGTTTGTTTGTTTCAGGTGAAGGGGCACAGCAGCCTGGTAATGTTTCAAAGAATTGCATAACACCTCGTACAAAATGGGAACAAGTCAAGGTATGATTTTTACCATGAGTTTACGCTGCCAGGATTGCCATGTAGATTTGTAACTATCAACTTTACTTCGAGTTGCCATTTCATTAGTCGAACCTTCTGTGGTTCCTCTATGCAAACTTGTTTTTTCCCTATAGTTTGGTTTATGAGATATCTCCCTCTTTTCAAATGGTTAATGACTTGCTTTTATGAAAAAAAGGTTGAATGACAAACTTATTTAACTTGCATGCAAATAAATGATTACTGATGCTTCATTGAACAGCatacaaataaaaataaattcaGATCATGGCTAATGCTCCCTTGCTAAAAGTGTCATCTTTCTTTTACTTGAGTGCTACAGTTATTTTTACCTGAGCTGCAGTTGTGTAACAATCGTGTAAGTGTTAATGTTGTTTCTCGGTAATGGTAACATATTATTGCTTTTGATTTCCACACTTCTTTTCTAACTGACGCATGTGTGTTGATACTACTGTATCAGGAGATCCTTGGTGATTGCGGTCGAGCAGCAatccagacacaaggttccatgaATAATCCATTTGGATCAACTTTGGTGTACGGATACCAAAATATCGCTTTTGAGGTTTTTATCTCTTATTTTGCCCCAAAAACTTCCTTTTCTTGTACAAACTGTACTGCCAATTTGTTATTGCTCAGATGTAACATTGCGATTCTTGTTTCTACTGATCAACAGGTGATGAAAAATGGATACATCGCAACCGTCACTCTGTTCCAGTCATGAGTACCGTAGTTGCACCGGATGTACCCGGCATGATCAATCTGTCGAGAAGCATGCCCGTTCTTTACGTGTAAATTAATCTTGTATATTCTACTCATTTGTACAGGAACTATGTTCCTTGGTCTCTCTGTAAATATTGGTCATCACTAACATTTATCACTAAACTATGTGTTGGTGCTGTTAAGTTGCCCAAGCTGAATACAACCTCCTACGTGACTTCTTTCTTTTCCTGCCAAGGGAATAGTTCGATACTCTCCCATCCTCATGGACAGTAATTCTATGGAAAAAAAAGTTGTTCACATTCTTAATCCGCAAACTATTATTTTGGTAACACAGAAGTCTCTAAAATAGCTAAATATGTATTTGGATTCAGATTCACAATTATTACAGATGTATTTTATTCATAATTACAACTACAGCTCAATCTACAAATAATCCAACAAAATCTGTATTTGAGAACACAAAGAAGCCCTGATGAAAGTTTATGAAACCGAATGCAAATGTTTCTGGCAAGTGCACAAAACGAAATGGAAAACCAAACACCTCCGACTGAATAAAAACCAGAGGTGGCACCTCGAAGGCGAAGCCCTCCTCCCTCTCCAAGAACCCGCGGCCCAGATCAACTAACAACCACGCCGACGCCCCTGCTGACCGTTTGCGGATATGGAGcgcgccggcggcggcagcggagCCGGCGCGGCGGGGGTCCCGGCGGCAGGggagggcgcggcggcggcggcgccggcgccggcgccgccgacCACGGTGGCTGGAGCAGAGGTGGTGAAGGGGGCAGGGTTGGTGAAGGGGCGGTCGTGCAAGGGCTGCCTCTTCTACTCGTCGGTGCTCCGGTCCAAAGGGCGCGGCCCCGTCTGCTTCGGCGTCACCCGCTCCATCCCCCAAGGTCAGGGAATCGCGCCCACGCCATCTACCCTTCTCCATCTCGATTGCTCGATGCTTGTTTTAGGGTCTCAGGTGGGCTAGGGTTCTCCTGTTCATGGTTCAGCCGCGGCATCTAGGCTCTGGCTCCATGAGCTTTTGCTGGATTCTCTGATTGGCGCCGGATTTCGGTTTCTGCGGTGATGCACACGCGCACTAACCATGGGGAGGCATAGATATATAGGGTTCCTGTGTTGCCATCAGATAGGGGATGTCCGTTCCCCACACGCCGTGAACTGTCTAACCCAGCTAATAGTCCAAAGAGGTACTACATCCCAGATTAGCGCATAACATCAGTGCCACATAAGATTTCTAGCAATGAATCTAGTAGGTTACTGATCATAGAATGTTTAGCATGTTCTATAACTCTACGCATATTGTTCCCGTGAAGCTTTCTGCCAAACTCTTCTCTAGTACAGGGTTTGTTTGTTCACTCCCCAGGGCAGTACAAGAAAGTGTTTATGTCACTTTGTATCGGATTTGGGGTTTCTGTGTGAATTGTGATAGTCTCTGCATAAGTGCTACTTCATATCACGATATGTCACCTCTGTACCATGTATAATAGATTTGATATCTCTCGGTATCAATACCGACAGTTGACTCAATTTGACCACCTGCCCTCaattgatttttttaatttataACTGCTTGACTACCAGTTCCTGATCGCATGGTTGGAGAAATTGAGCTGGGAGCTATCCAAGAAGGTCGCCACCTTTCCAACTTCAAATATGCATGCGCTGGGTATTCCATATACCTAGATGACAAGGATAACCCTCCTGGAAAAGGAGAGAAGCATGCAGAGCTGCCTATTTGCGTTGGTGTTGAGGTATTTTTTCTTAAGCATGTTATATCACTGAAATTATGTGTAACCTATCAGTTCTCAAGCAAGCAATATGGATTGCTAGTGCATGCTGTATGGATTGTCCTAGACTCTCAGTAGCAGGCATATCGTAAAATATGATTGACAGCTGATTTGTGATGAAAACATAGTTCAGCATCCAATCCTAGTTCTGTAGTATTATGAACACTGAAAAAATCAGTGTTCATAGCATTTTGTATACCTGTATTTCTCTACAATGGGGACTTGATCACACTGTTCTTCTTTTCTCAATCACAGTATAAATGAATGCTGACCATGTCATTCCATCAGTCTCTTGATATTTTCCTTAGCATTTATTTAATATTAGTGAGCATCGTATGTTAGTGTATGTAAACTGATAAATTATGTGTTGCTGCAGCTATTGGCTGACAGAGCTCCAACTAAACAAGCACCAGCCCAAGCTCCTGCTCAACTTAGAAAAGAAGGTAACGAACGCATTTATTTTATTTGCCTGACATGTCTGTAGCCATGTATTATAATAATTCTATGACAGTAACCCCAAAGGTATGGCTATACCACTGCCAGAGCCCAAATGTTCTCAGCATGTCAAGCTTGCCTTCTGTGGCTTTGTACTGTAGGTCCAGTGTAACAAACTAAATTTCTCTTTAGAATGAATGAGCTGCCTTGCCTGTAGAATGTAATGAGGTATTGGCCCTACAATGCGTATGCTTGAAACCCACTTCAAGGCCTCATCGGAAGTTAGTCAGAACTCAGAACTAAGCTTAATGAAGAAATGAATGGTTATACTGGTGTTACATCCTGGTTATTGCATGATTCAAATCCACAAAATGTTGTTCTGAAAGTCTATGTTGCTTTAGTATACAGAAAATGTTCACTGTAATAGAGCATCAGAAATTGTAGTTTAAGTAACTTCTTGTGATGATTGGAGGGACTCGATCCTAAGTAAATTCTTAGTTGAAACAATCTTAATTCTTATCACTTGGAAAAGTATACCTCTCCAATGTGCGTGAAACTGCAGTTATTTACACGTTGGTCAACAAGACTTTCTCTTCGTGAAAGAAAGCATGTATCCAGACTTCAGCGTGATTATTTCTTGAAATTTTATTTATAATTCTGCAGGTACTCAAGCAAATGCATTGAAACCTGGGCATACTCAAGCACATGCAAACAAACCTGGGCATACTCAAGCACGTGGAAACAAACCTGGGCAGACAGGAGATGATTTCCTAACCAAGTGCGTTCCTGTTATTGTTTAAACTCTGTTTCAATCCCTTAGTTTTCATCAAAAATTTACAAATGATGTTTTTTTTAACTGAACCTGCAGATTCCAGAGGAATGCTGGACTCGTGGCCAATGGTGTGGTTAGGAACATGAATAAAGTTGGTACGTATGTCAAAGACACGGTGGATGATATCCTGTACCCATACCGCAAGCGTCCCAAGTAAAACCTATCTCGTTTTCTCCTGGAGTAGAAGTGGCAAAATGTGGGGGCATGTAATCCATTTACTTCCGGAAACACTGGCGTAGGAGTAGCCTCGCCTGGTTTCCGAGGCTCTAGATGGTGATTCCACTGTTTGTCAGCGGCAACGGGCAGTTCCATGGAGGCGCAGTTTGCCCCCTTGGACATGTTGCTCTTTTCCACTGGCTGTGTAACGGTTATCATGTTCCTTTGGTAGAGCCCCCGCCTGCTCCTCCACTTGCAATGCAATCTTCATGTTCCTGGGTTTCTCCAGCAATGTGTAGGATGCAATGGAACAAAACAATAAAATAGTGCGCATTTGCCTATTTGAGGCAATGCTTTGCAGCACAATAAATTGATGATCGGCCGCTGCTGCGATCTGTTTGGATTAATGTTAGTATCTGGGTATATACTGTGGACGGCTCAACTTTTCTTATTCTTCGGAGAAACCACTGGCTTATTGTTTCTTACCTCCTAGCATCCCCGCCATGTATATTACTTGAACATTGTAATCATGATATGGTCATCACAGACTCAACATGTGCAGTTAGCCAACAGCTAATATTGGGCCACTGTTGTGACTTCCATTGCTCTTGTTTGGATTAGTGGGAGTATCCGGTGAGGACGGCTTAACTTTTGACACATCTTTTTTTAAGAGTTAGAAAAGCATTTTAAGAGTAGATAATAGTAATATGGTCAACCATGAACGGTTGGGGTGTACCCCCTGGCATGCTGGCTTTGTGTATATTATTGGAACCATGTTAAATCATATTGTGCATCCTAGTATGTTCATATACTCAGCATGTGCAATAAGCCAATGACAAACGATCTGAAATTCCTTTTTTTGGTCTAAACTTCTGCACCATCTTGTGCTTTGCGCTGGGTGCCTATGACAATGTTCATTTGATTCAGCTTCAATAGTCCAAGTGAATAGATATGAAGCTTTTCGTTCCTTTTATTTTTCTGAACAATTTATGCAGAAGCACCGAGAGATAACACAATGCCCGGTACAAAGTAACATTTCTTCTTGAGCCGAGTAGAAAGTAAATTCGATTGTGTACAGTTCGAATCATAAAAATGGTGAAATTGCCTTCTTATGGACATGGTGAAATTACCTGAGATCAAAAGTGCATTTCTGCTTCTTATGGGACATGGTGTTTTTGctcttgggtgcatatgctccctatatttgaaATGCATTTAAAACATATTAAAATGTTTCAAAATATTTCAAACAAAAATGATGTGCGTACATATCCATATCCTACATGCTCATGAAGTTGTTGGAAGGGAAAAAGAATTTTTGTGTGGTGATtgcaaaaaagataaatttcGGTACTAAAATAAGGATTTTTAGAGGCAattgttttgtcttttttacacagccTACGAAGAACGTCAGTTTTTTATCAAACCATAAGCAAGCACATAGAATGTGGACATATATGAGCCAAAATTGTGTCccaatttttttaacattttaaaatacATTTTCTAGGTAAAGGGAGCATGTGCACCTGAGATCAAAAGTGCATTTCTGCTTCATATCATCGGTACTTCATTTACTACCGTAGCGTGATCAGTCCGTAGAGCTCATTTTGGGTTCAAAGTATACATATATGGCCTTGGATGTTGAAGGCCTCAATACCGATCTACATTATCATCATCAACAACGTCTCCAACCGATCCCTTCGTTTACTTGGTTGTAACCCAAACCCTAGTGTGGATCTCCACTTGTATTCGATTGTACTCTCATATCCCATCCATATTATTGCCACGATGTTGATTTCGTTCATATGTGAGTAGTTCCTTTGTTCTTGGAGAAAGATATAGGAAACCTACCAATATTATGATTTGAAATAAAATAATCTATAATTTCAGCTCATGAACATGTATTAGTTTTCTTTCTAGATATGGGCGCATGGTTTGGACTGAGCGGCTCGCGTGCTCGGAAAGGGCGACGGCCGGCTCGCGCGAGGATGCGGGGTAAGGCACGGTCCAGATAAGGCATAGGGAATCTTCACGGGGAAGAGGAGGCCACGGGGACGAACCGGCCAGAGGCGGCCGATGGCGGAGACGAGCCGGTGAGGACGAGGGAAGCGTCGGTGACGGGAGCGAGGTGAGGTCGAGGCGTTGCATCATTGTGGGTTTCCTCGGGGCGGGAGAGACAGAGTGGGTGGAGGACCTGAGCAAGAGGAAGGCCGGCGGCAAAAACAAAAGTGCCAGGGGGTTTGGTGGGGATCCGGTTAGGGTATGGCTGGGGATAGGGTTGCAGAGCGGCATCCGCAAGCAGGCATCCTGATTCCCGAAAAACAAATAATGGAGCAAATAGAGGTGAAAATTGAAGAGGATTTAAAGCATGGGTAGTGCAAAAAGTGATCCCGCGTCCCGCCCCACTTGAAAGCCTGGCTGGGGACCTGGGATGGGCCTAGGTGGGCTGCGACGACTTCGCCCGGCTGGGTTGGGAAGGTTTCTCGCCCCCTTATTTACAAAAAGGTTTTACTTTTCTTACGTTCCTATTTTTTGTTTAAACCATTGGCAAATAGTTTTTAGACCAGAAAAGTAAGTAGGAAATAAGGTTTAATTTTGGGATAAAAAGATAGAATAATTTACCAAAATAGAGTTTAATAAAATAATTTTAGGTTCCAAAATATGCATGAtggcatgatgatgtatatgacaAAAACAACATGCAAAATCTAATTGGAGATATTT
It includes:
- the LOC127312871 gene encoding PHAF1 protein At3g51130, whose translation is MQAQRSPAMAGGGPGSAAGSPSPATVPVRRRCEGTAMGAVTLDLRPGVGVGPFTLGMPISDAFAQIEHQPNIYDVVHVKYFDEEPLKLDFVISFPDHGFHLRFDPWSQRLRLIEIFDVKRLQLRYATSLIGGPSTLATFVSVYALFGPTFPGIFDKDRGIYTLFYPGLSFAFPIPGQYTNFFNNGEVADLPLEFSDGTTPVTCRVSIYDSSTDSKVGVGSLMDKAVVPALPSGSLYMEEVHAKLGEELWFTIGGQHIPFGASPQDIWTELGRPCGIHQKQVDQMVIHSASDLRPRTTLCGDYFYNYFSRGIDILFDGQTHRIKKFVLHTNFPGHSDFNSYMKCNFVIYDPEGEGAQQPGNVSKNCITPRTKWEQVKEILGDCGRAAIQTQGSMNNPFGSTLVYGYQNIAFEVMKNGYIATVTLFQS
- the LOC127312873 gene encoding uncharacterized protein isoform X2, coding for MERAGGGSGAGAAGVPAAGEGAAAAAPAPAPPTTVAGAEVVKGAGLVKGRSCKGCLFYSSVLRSKGRGPVCFGVTRSIPQVPDRMVGEIELGAIQEGRHLSNFKYACAGYSIYLDDKDNPPGKGEKHAELPICVGVELLADRAPTKQAPAQAPAQLRKEANALKPGHTQAHANKPGHTQARGNKPGQTGDDFLTKFQRNAGLVANGVVRNMNKVGTYVKDTVDDILYPYRKRPK
- the LOC127312873 gene encoding uncharacterized protein isoform X1, with product MERAGGGSGAGAAGVPAAGEGAAAAAPAPAPPTTVAGAEVVKGAGLVKGRSCKGCLFYSSVLRSKGRGPVCFGVTRSIPQVPDRMVGEIELGAIQEGRHLSNFKYACAGYSIYLDDKDNPPGKGEKHAELPICVGVELLADRAPTKQAPAQAPAQLRKEGTQANALKPGHTQAHANKPGHTQARGNKPGQTGDDFLTKFQRNAGLVANGVVRNMNKVGTYVKDTVDDILYPYRKRPK